TCCATTGATAATCCGTAAAAAACAGATTCAAGTCGGAAGAATATCCAGGCTCAAGCCCGGAATGCCTCATACAAAAATCATAAAGAACACCTTCAAAACCGGAGAGCATGCTTGACAGACCGGCGAATCCGCTCAGATCCAGCCGATACGCAAAATACTGAAGCTTGATCAGAACCCGCGGGATAAACTGCGTTGCGGTCAGCAGGAAATATACGAAGCAGAAGGAAAAATACCCGACGGCCAACGTCTTCTTATGGTCTTTCACCAAATAAAGCAACGCGCCCAATAACAGGAAAAGCCAGCCGCCCTCCAAATAATAGATCAAGCCGAGTAAATTGGGAAGGAACCCTAATATCGTTTCAGATAACGCGCTGGGCGTGATCAGCTTGGGAATCAGATCCAGGATGCAATAGCTCCCGACCTGCCATACACAGTAGATCATGAGATATTTTTTGAAATTTTTATCTTTCTTTTGAAACAAGTCGATCAAAAAACAAATGACAAGGATGCTGAACAACGTGCGGAATATGTTGTTTTGTATCCACGTCTTTTCAGGTGAAAAATTGGGGATGGCATGTCCGATGTAAGGGACCAATCGATCGAGCAGGCCCATCAGGACGCCCGCGGTATAGAGCCTGAGCATGTACCGCTTTTTACTGCGGGTATGGGAAAAACCCTCCACGGTGCAAAAAACAAAAATCGGGGCGGAAAGCCTCCCGATCCAATGGAGCGCGACAGGCATATTGGGGATGAATTCGCCCGTATGGTCGATCACCATGAGAACGAGCGCGATCAGCTTCAGTGCCGTGGTTGACATACCGGATCCTCCAGTCATTAGCATTAAGAATCGGAAAGAAGAAGACATCCTTAACCTTCATTAAGGATGTCTTTGTGCGCCTTTGGGATAAAGGTCACTACTGCTATACATATAAAGAAAGAATTGCTTTTCCTTTTTTTATTTAGTATAAACCTTTTATGTTATTTGTCAATAAATCCTATTGGTTTAAATAACATAATCAGCGAAAATTAGCGAAAAATTTCATCCCTTCCTCCTGCTTTTCTTCTGCCGCTGACAGCTTCTTTAAAGCGAGAAAAGGGCTGCTGCAAAACTTCCGTTTTGCAGCAGCCCTTTTGAAGCCGTGCAGAAATTATCTCTTCGAGAACTGGGGCGCGCGGCGTGCAGCTTTCAAGCCGTACTTCTTGCGCTCCTTCATCCTCGGGTCGCGGGTGAGAAGGCCCGCTTTTTTCAGCGTGGGGCGAAGGCCCTCGCTGTCATACTGAAGAAGCGCCCGGGCGATGCCGTGGCGGATCGCGCCGGCCTGGCCGGTGACCCCGCCGCCCGCAACGCGGCAGACGACGTCGAATTTTTCATTGTTCTCCGTCAGAATCAGCGGCTGGCGGACAATCAGCTTCAGCGTATCAAGGCCGAAATACTCGTCGATGTCCCTGTCGTTGACCGTTACCTTGCCGGTTCCCTGATAGATCCTGACGCGGGCGACAGAGCTTTTCCTTCTGCCTGTTCCGTAAAAATAAGGTGCTTTCTCGTACATAGTCGATTCCTCCTCCCTCAAACGGCCCATTCGGCGGGCTGCTGTGCGGCGTGCTTATGCTCCGCGCCGGCGAACAGGCGCAGTCTGGTCAGTGCCTGGCGGCCGATGGTGCTGTCCGGGATCATGCCCTTTACGGCAAGCCGCATGGCCTTTTCCGGGTCCTCTTTCATCAGCGTGTCATAGCGGACTGCCTTCAGGTGGCCGATGTATCCGGTATGGCGGTAATAATACTTCTTGTGAAGCTTTCCGCCGGTCAGGATGGCCTTTGCGCAGTTGATGACGATGACATGGTCGCCGCAGTCGACATGGGGGGCGAAAATCGGTTTGTGCTTGCCGCGCAGTAAAATCGCGGCCTGTGCTGCAACGCGGCCGAGCGGTTTGCCGGCGGCGTCGATTACATACCACTTCCGGTCGATCTGGCCGGCTTTGGGCATATAAGTAGACATAACATTTCCTCCTAAAAAATTTGGTTTGCTCCAAATCAGTCTGTTTTTTATTCAAAACCTGCTTTTTGACCGGGCCTTGGCTGGGTGAACCCGTTTCTGTTCCTTCCCGAACGTTCAAACAAGACCTAAGCAGTAAAACTCACAGTTATGATACTACCACAAGTATGCCGGATCTGTCAATGAAAATTTCCTGTTTTTTAAATTTATTTAATCTTCTCTTGTATTTTCTCCTGTTTTGGGGTATTTCCTTTCTATTCCTTCCCTGTCATTTCAAATTTCGCGGCGAATAAAAAAAGCGGCCGAAGCCGCCTTTTAATTTCTCCCTTACGACAGGATCAGTTCGGAATCCAGATACCACCGGTCCCCTGTCTTCTTCAGCTTCAGGTTCTGCCGGACCGGTTCGGAACCCTGGCTCACCACATCCATTTCCACCGTGATCTCATCCACCGTCTGCCGCATCAGGATCGCCGTATCCACCTGCCATTCGGGCAGCGCGGCGTATTTGCGGTGGTTGCGGTTATATTGCAGCACCCCGTCCTTTTCGCGGAACACGGGGTCATCGCTGGAAAGGCATTCCCGGTAATATTCCCCGGAGACCTGCGGGGTGAAAACCGCCTCCACCTCTTTTTTGATTTCGGAGAGCGACCGGCTCGGGCCGGTGACCGGGAAAAAATCCGCTCCGTCGGTTTCGGGGGCACTTTGGGGAATCTTCGCCTGCACCGTCATCCCATAAATCAGCTCCACCGCTTTTTCGCCCCGGGGAAGAAGATCGTCGACGATGGCCTTTACTTCATCCTGCGAAAGCTCCCTCCCTTTGCCGGAATCCTGCAGCATGGAAGCCTTTTCCGCTTTCAGGGCAGCTGGGTGCAGCGCTTCGGGCGGCGAAGCGCTGCACCCCACCGCAAACAGCAGCGACACGGCGCAAAAAAGAGAAGCCACAGCCCTTCTCATTTTATCATCCTTCCCAAAATAATTGATACCTTTTCAATTTACCATTTTACACCAGCGCTGAAAATTTTTCCAATTAAGATTTTGTAACCGGTCTATTGTCAACCTGTTTGTTTCAGCAATAGTTGACAATCTTTCGCTTTCTTTCTATAATAAGAAGGAAACAAGGAGGGTCGTTATGAAAACAAAACAAATTGCTCTGACGGCGATGTTCGCCGCGCTCACCATGGTGCTGGGGCCGCTTGTGGTCGTGGTTCCTTTCACGCCGATTCCGTTTACGCTCGCGCTGATCCCGATTTATCTGAGCGGCGCGCTGCTGCCCAAGCATTACGCGCTTTACTCCCAGGTGGTTTACCTGCTGGCCGGCATGGTCGGGCTTCCGGTTTTCAGCCAGTTCCGTTCCGGGGTAGCCGTGCTCGCGGGGCCGACCGGCGGCTATCTGATCGCCTATCCCCTGATGGCTTTTCTGATTGCTTTTCTGCTGGAAAAGACCCATTCGCACGGTTATGCCCCGTACTTCCTCACCATGCTCTGCGCGCTGGCGCTGTGCTACCTGTTCGGTTCCCTCTGGTTTATGGTGGCCGGCCATGTGACATGGGCGAAATCCGTCACATTCACGGTGATTCCTTTTGTGATTCCGGATCTGCTGAAAGTCGTTTTTTCCGCCGCGGCCGCGCTCGCCCTGAACCGCGCGCTGGCGCATGCGAAGCTGCTCCCGAAAAACGGCTGACCGGGGAAAGCACGGACCTGCCTCAAAACGAAAAATACCCGGGCATTCTCCTCTCACGTGAGAAATCGCCCGGGTATTTTTTACTCTTTTTCTGTTACAGGGTTCTGCCCACCGCCTGGGCCACCATGCCGATCTGCGAAACCAACCCCTGAAAATCCGGAATGGTCAGCTGCTGGGCCGCGTCGCTCAGCGCGGCTTTGGGGTTGGGATGCACCTCGATCATCAGGCCATCCGCGCCGGCGGCGATCCCCGCAAGCGCCAGGGGAGCGACATAGCGCCGCTTTCCCGCCGCGTGGGACGGATCCACGATAATGGGCAGGCAGCTTCTTTCCTTTACGACGGGCACGGCGGAAACATCCAGCGTGTTGCGCGTGGCGGTCTCAAAGGTGCGGATGCCTCGCTCGCACAGCACCACGTTGCAGTTCCCCTCGCTCATGATGTACTCGGCGGCATCCAGCCACTCCTCGATCGTGGAGGCGATCCCCCGCTTCAGCAGCGCCGGAACCCCGGAACGGCCCACCGCCTTCAGCAAGCGGAAATTCTGCATGTTGCGCGCGCCGATCTGGAACATGTCGCAGTATTTCGCGGCCGTTTCGAGCTGATTTTCGCTGATGACCTCGCTGACCACCTTCAGGCCCGTCGCATCCGCGACCCTGCGGAGGATTCGGTACCCTTCATCCTCCAGCCCCTGAAACGCGTACGGAGAGGTCCTCGGCTTATACGCGCCGCCGCGCAGAAATGCCGCGCCCGCCGCCTTGACGCCCAGCGCCGTCTGCATGACCTGGTCCTCGCTCTCCACGGCGCACGGGCCGGCGATCAGCGCCAGCCGGTTTCCGCCGATCACCTGGTCGCCGACCCTTGCCTTGCGGCCATCCGGAACCATTTCATGGCTGGCCAGCTTGTAGGAATGCATGATCGGCACGCATTTTTCTACGCCGTCCATCATTTCCAGATCAAGCGTCCCCAGCTTTTTCTTATCCCCTAAAACGCCGATCACCGTCACCTGAGCGCCTTTGGAAAAATTCGCGCCCAGCCCGTGGTCTTTCAGCACCTGAATCACCTGGTCGATATCCTGCTGTGTGCAGTCGTTCTTCATAACAACAATCATTCTGATTTCCCTTGCCTTTCTTTTCTGAAAACAAACCGCGCGGAAATCCGCGCATCTCTGCCATATTCCATTGTATGGCGCAGCGGCCGCATCTTCTCCCGCCTGCGGCGGAGAAGGGCATTCAGCCGTGCAGCCGAATGGAACTGCCCGAAACGGATTTTCAGCAGTATCGGTACAGGTAGTAATTGTTTTCGTTTTTCCAGGAAGGCTTACGGTGATTCGTCATATGCATCTCTCCCAACGGTTCCGGGCCCGAAAAGGGCCCGTATGTAACGGCTGCTTTCTCTATTGTAGCGGAAAAACGGCGGCTCTGCAAGTGCTTTCTTAACTTTATGCTTTAAATCGATAAAACTCATGGGTAAAAAAAACAGCCACCCTATTGGGTAACTGCTTTTAAGATGTTGGCATCTACCTATTGTCCCGGGCCGTCGCCAGCCAAGTATCGTCGGCACCAGTGAGCTTAACTTCCGTGTTCGGAATGGGAACGGGTGGACCCTCGCCGTAATCAACACCAACTGCGTCGTTTTTGACGACTTTTATAGAATATCACATCGTCCGACAAAATGCAAGTACTTTATTTACTTTTTTTAAACTTTTTTTAAACAAAAAGGAACAAAGGGAACCGGCGGATGATTTCCGTCGGTTCCGGAACACCGGACGTCAGGATGCTCGGCAGATCCCATAGAAAAAAGAACCTTTGTGCGGGAAATTCCCGGCAAGGGTCCGGCATGGGACCCCGGGATTGTTACGAGTGAAATTCCACCACCTCCAGCAGGTTGCGGCAGGCATAGATCAGCCCGGCGGAAACAAGAAGGTTCAGGACGGTCATCGGGATTCCGGCGGCGGACAGCGGCCACTGCATCCCGTTAACGGCAGTCAGCGCCGCAATAAGCCCCGGCAGCATCAGAATCCCCACCGTAAACAGATAGGCGAACATCATCAGCCCGCGCGTGGGGGATTGGTTGAACAGACGCTGGAACAGCACCCCCGCCGCCGTAAACAAAACGGAAAACCCGGCGAACGTCACGATGCAGGCCGCCGTGATCGGCACGCCCGCGCGCAGGAAGATCCCGGCCGCCGCGAACGCGATCAGCCCGTCGGCCGCGGGCCGCAGGATCGTGGGCAGGCACGCCCAGACGAGCTTTGCAAACGGCTTTTCCGGCACCAGAAAAATGTATGGCTTCCTCAGCTCCGCCATCCAGTCGCTGGCCGGAAAAAACAGCACCATCAGATACAGTTCTATCCCCAGAATGATGGCGAGAAGAAGGTCCGGCGAAAGGGGGCTCCCTTCGGACGCAAAGCTCTTGTTCAGGAAAAATGCCCCGCCAAGCGCGGCAAGAAGGCTGGCGAGCGTCGATCCGCCGAACAGCCCGAACCGGCTCCTGCGCCGGATCTCGCACATCTGCCGGTAAAAAAACGTGTCGGCGCCCCAGCCGTGCCCCAGCCCCGTGCGGGTCACGCGCACCTTTCGCTGGGAGAAGAAGCGTTTGTCCCCGTATCCGTTGTTTTCCTTGACCTGCTGCTTTGCCTGATACATGGTTTCCGTGCTTTGGAGAACGTCTTCGTAATAATCCGCATTGCTTCTGATCAAAAGGAAAATCGAAAGGGCCAGAAGGCCCGCCGTCAGCGCCGCGTATCCGGCGGCAGACGCAAAATCGGCCGAAAGGCAGGCGAACACAGCGCCTTTGACCCATCCCACAACCGGAAACATCTGAAGCGCCGAAGCGCTCCCGGCGGCCGCCGCCGCATCCGGAGAGTAGCCGAGCGCCATAAAATCCTTCAGGAACATCGCGACCGGTATCGCCGCGAAAATCCCGAGCGCGGTTTTTGCCGCACGGATCCTTCCGGGGTTTCCGTTGGTAAAGCTGTAAATCAGCATGGAAAACGCCTGCGCAAGCAGCAGCACGGCCGCGGCACCCACGATCAGCAGCAGCACGCCGCCCAAGCCGATGGGGAAATGCGCGGTCAGCGTCGGGGTATAGCAGAGCAGGAAGAGCATCAGGAACAGAAGGGAAGAGATCTGCTTTACCAGCCCATAGCCGAGGATCAGTTTAGATGAAAGCGGAGAAACGAAAAGGAAATTCACATCCGGCATCGTGAAAAACGTGGAGCCGGATTTGACCCCCGACCAGAGCACCATCATCATCAAAATCAGAAGGACGGCGAAATATCCGCCGGGCAAAAACCCGAAGCCAATGGACGTTCCGCCCGGATTCCGTCCTCCGCCGGTAAAAATGGAGATCCCCACCATCAGCACGATGAAGAGATAAAGGATCAGCTTCCCGGGATGATGCAGCAACTCCAGAAGCTGATTGCGGAGCTGATGCCGCACCAGATAAAGAAGCGCGCTCATTTCTGCACCTCCGCGGGGATTCCTTCGGTGATGGAGAAAAAGAGCTGCTCCAAATTTTCCCCGGTCGCTTCGATCTCCTTCCTCTGCCGCACGGCCGCGATCTTTCCGTTTTTCATAATGAGGGCCTTGTCCCAGAAATCCGCCACGCTGTCAAGCATATGCGTGCTCACCAAAAGGGCGCAGCCCTGCGCGCGCAGCTCGGCAAGCATGGTTTTCAGCTCTTTGATCGCGTGCGGGTCAAGTCCGATCAGCGGTTCATCCAATAATACGACCTTCGGGCTCGGCAGAAGCGCGCAGCAGATGCTCAGCTTCTGCTGCATCCCCTTCGACAGCTCTTTTCCAAGCTTGCCGCGTTTGTCGGAAAGCTCCATGCGCTCCAGAAGCCGGTCGGAAAGCGGCTTCCAGTTTTCCACCCGGTAAGCCCGGCCGGTAAATTCCATGTGCTCTTCCACGGTCAGCATCTCAAACGGGGCCGGAAGCTCCGGCACATACCCGAAGCACCGGCGCGCCTGGGTCTTTTTATTGGGAATCCCGCAGATTTCGATGTTTCCCTGAAATCGGAGAAGGCCGGCGATGCACTTGATCGCCGTCGATTTTCCCGCGCCGTTCGGCCCCATCAGAACCGCGATTTCCCCGGGCTGAACATCAAAGCTGACATCGTCGTTTGCACGAAGATTGTTGTACATTTTTGTCAGATGTGAAACAACTAAAATGAGAAACATCTCCCTTTCGAGTTTCTGTTTCAACAACAGGCGCCCAGCCTGTTGAAAGCTTTTCTCCCGGGCATGGAATCATTCCCCGGGAAATGATTGGAAGCAGCAAAGCGGGGTGTCCCCAGCCCGCGATCTTTCCCCGGTCAAAACGCCGGGTTCTTTTTAACAATACAGGAACTACCAAGGAATGTCAAGGAACGCCAGAATTTTCCGGGTTCCATCCGGCTCGGGCAACTCGGCCGTCCCCCGCAGCTTTTCCTGTTGTTTTTCGGCTCCACCATCTTGTTTACCGGTTGGATGGTGCACTGTTCTTTTGGATTTGATTCCCGTCTACCGTGAAATGCTCCGTCACCTTCAGCGTGTTTGCCACCCAAAGCGCGACCTCCCCGGAAGACAAATCCACCGAATCGTCAAACGCGCCGGTAATGTAATAAGGGATATCCTCCCGGTAGCAGTGAATGATATGGGTTTTCTTTCCGTTATATTGATAGGAATATTGAACCTCCGTTATTTTTCCATTGGCGCCGTCGTAATGCTGATACTGAAAATTCACTTCCGGTATTTCGGTATTGGATGAACCCGAGTCAAGCATTGTTGCCGCGCGGGCAAAGGATTGTCTGATCCGGTCTTCGTAGGTGTTGGTTTTTCCGGCAAACAAGTCCCGATACATTTGCTTGTCTTTCTCGGATAATGCCAATCCCGAATAATAGTAATTGCTGATCCCTACCAGAAACGGCAAAGCATCCTCCTCCGACTTGAAGTTTTTTTGAACGGCGCTTTCGGGATACCCGATAACAGTAAGCGGAAGAGGCGATTTCGGGGCGGAAGCCCAACCTTCCGGCAATTGAAATTCAAAGGTGGCGAAATCTCCTTTGCTGTTCTGCGTAACGGTTTTCATCGGAACAGGCGGATCGCTCACTGTGCTTCTGTTCGTCTGGCACCCAACCATAAAAAACAAGAAAACAATTCCAGCGAGTGCAACAGATAATCCTTCTTTTCGATTCATTTCCTACCACCCTTAAATTTCCATCTTATATACTGGTTCCCGACTGTAATAATAATCCACCTTTCAAAACAGTTCCACATCCAATATTTCCCGATCCCGCCTATCGCTTTTCCTTCTAAAGGATAAAATTTGCTTCTGCCCCTCTTCCGCCTTCGGGGAGGGAGGAAGAGCTCCGGATTCGCACTCAAAAGTGGAATTGCTGTTACGCTTTTAGGGCAACACTTTTAAAGAGGGAAGCAGGCTGCCTCTAACCGGCATGGCAAATCTGTGGTTTTGCTGAAATGCAATTAGCAGCCTTTCTCCGCGGGCAAAACCCGGTTTTCCTGGCAGCGATTCAAAATGCCTGAAGCTTTTCTTATCCTTGCAACGGCACTTCTCACCCTTTTCCCCCCTTCTTGCATAAAGCGAAATAAAAATAGAAAGCGATCTTGTGTGAAAAAAGGGGGGCTGACGGGATGCATGTGTTGAAACTCGTCTAAACATCCCGGCACAACCGGAATTTTCGAACTACAATAAAAAAGCGAAGGCAGTTTTGCCTTCGCTTTTGATCTTTCTTTGTGCCCTGAAAACTGAATAAAGAGAAACAGAAGAACGAGGAGGGGGAAAACCAAAAAATCATGGTCAAGCCCTCGACCTATTAGTACTGCCAAGCTGAGCACGTTGCCGTGCTTACACATGCAGCCTATCAACCTTGTAGTCCTCAAGGGGTCTTACCAGCTTTACGCTGTGGGATATCTTATCTTGGAGCCGGCTTCACGCTTAGATGCTTTCAGCGTTTATCCGATCCGCACTTAGTTGCCCAGCTGTGCCATTGGCATGACAACTGGTGCGCCAGCGGTGCGTCCATCCCGGTCCTCTCGTACTAAGGACAGCTCTCCTCAAATATCCTGCGCCCACGACAGATAGGGACCGAACTGTCTCACGACGTTCTGAACCCAGCTCGCGTACCACTTTAATCGGCGAACAGCCGAACCCTTGGGACCGAATACAGCCCCAGGATGTGATGAGCCGACATCGAGGTGCCAAACCTCCCCGTCGATGTGGACTCTTGGGGGAGATCAGCCTGTTATCCCCAGGGTAGCTTTTATCCGTTGAGCGACGGCAATTCCACTTTCATACCGCCGGATCACTAACTCCAACTTTCGTTACTGCTCGGGCCGTCGCCCTCGCAGTTAGGCCAGCTTACGCGTTTACACTCTATGGCACGGTTTCCGTCCGTGCTGAGCTGACCTTTGAGCGCCTCCGTTACCTTTTTGGAGGCGACCGCCCCAGTCAAACTGCCCGCCTAACAATGTCCCCCGGCCGGATTCACGGCCGCAGGTTAGAATTTCAACCACTTAAGGGCGGTATCCCAAGGGTGACTCCGCCGCGGCTGGCGCCACGGTTTCCTAGCCTCCCGCCTATCCTGTACATAAATGATCAAAACCCAATATTAAGCTGCAGTAAAGCTCCATGGGGTCTTTCCGTCTTGTCGCGGGTAACCGGCATCTTCACCGGTACTACAATTTCGCCGGGCGGGTAATCGAGACAGTGCCCAGATCGTTACACCATTCGTGCGGGTCGGAACTTACCCGACAAGGAATTTCGCTACCTTAGGACCGTTATAGTTACGGCCGCCGTTTACTGGGGCTTCAATTCAATGCTTGCACATCTCCTCTTAACCTTCCAGCACCGGGCAGGTGTCAGCTCCTATACGTCATCTTTCGATTTGGCAGAAACCTGTGTTTTTGCTAAACAGTCGCCTGGGCCTATTCTCTGCGGCCACATCGCTGTGGCACCCCTTTTCCCTAAGTTACGGGGTCAATTTGCCGAGTTCCTTAACTACCCTTCTCCCGTTGGCCTTGGAATCTTCTTCCTGTCTACCTGTGTCGGTTTGCGGTACGGGCGCCTCAGATATCCATAAGACTTTTCTCGCCCTCGTCCAAGCATACTTCCCTACTCTGATTTCGGTCCCTTGCGCCCGGGTCTACCAACGCCCGGGTTATGCCCTTTCAAGGTGTCATCTTACTTAAATCTTTTGGCGGCTACGGAATTTCCACCGTATGTGCATCGGCTACGCCTTTCGGCCTCACCTTAGCTCCCGGCTCACTTGGAGCGGACGAACCTTCCTCCAAAAACCTTAGACTTTCGGCCAATATGATTCTCACATATTTCTCGCTACTCATTCCGGCATTCTCTCTTGTGTAAAGTCCACCAGCGCTTCCGCTCTGACTTCACCCCTTACACAACGCTCTCCTACCATACTCAGCCATTCTTCCCATCTTCAAGTGTTTCTCCGCTTAAAAACACGAAGAATAGCTGAGCATCCCAAGCTTCGGTATATGATTTAGCCCCGGTAAATTTTCGGCGCAGGGGCACTCGACCAGTGAGCTATTACGCACTCTTTTAATGAATGGCTGCTTCTGAGCCAACATCCTGGTTGTCTGTGCACCCCCACATCCTTTTCCACTTAACCATATTTCGGGACCTTAGCTGTGGGTCTGGGCTGTTTCCCTTTTGACAATGAAACTTATCTCACACTGTCTGACTCCCGCACATCAATTTTCCGGCATTCTGAGTTTGATAGAGTTCAGTAACCTTTCGGCCCCTAGCTCATTCAGTGCTTTACCTCCGGAAATCTAATGCGAGGCTAGCCCTAAAGCTATTTCGGAGAGAACCAGCTATCTCCGGGTTCGATTGGAATTTCTCCGCTACCCACACCTCATCCGCTACCATTTCAACGGGAGTCGGTTCGGTCCTCCATGGAGTTTTACCTCCACTTCAACCTGGACATGGGTAGGTCACCCGGTTTCGGGTCGAATACAACTGACTTCATACGCCCTGTTCAGACTTGCTTTCGCTGCGGCTCCAGACCTTAAAGTCCTTAACCTCGCCAGTCACATTCACTCGCCGGACCATTCTACAAAAGGTACCCGATCACCCTTTGACGGGCTCTCGGTGCTTGTAAGCACAAGGTTTCAGGTTCTATTTCACTCCCCTCCCGGGGTCCTTTTCACCTTTCCTTCACAGTACTGTGCACTATCGGTCACTGAGTAGTATTTAGGCTTGGAGGGTGGTCCCCCCATCTTCCCACCGGGTTTCACGTGTCCGGCGGTACTCTGGATCCGGCCGGCCGTCTCGGAATTTCGCATACGTGACTTTCACACTGTCTCGTTGGCCTTCCCATGCCATTCTGCTATCCCTCGACGTACCTTACGCCGTCCTAACCCCGGAGATATTGCTACCCCCGGTTTGGCCTCTTCCGCGTTCGCTCGCCACTACTGGCGGAATCTCAATTGATTTCTCTTCCTCGCCCTACTTAGATGTTTCAGTTCAGGCGGTTCCCCCCGTGAAGCTATGAATTCACTTCACGGTGGCTGGACATGACTCCAGCCGGATTGCTCCATTCGGACATCTATGGATCAATGCCTGCTTACGGCTCCCCATAGCTTTTCGCAGTTTGCCGCGTCCTTCTTCGGCTCTCAGTGCCAAGGCATTCCCCTTGCGCTCTTTGTAGCTTGACCATGTGATTTTCTTGGTTCTTTTTTCCCTGCGCTCCGGAACTCGCTCGGAA
This window of the Ruminococcaceae bacterium BL-6 genome carries:
- a CDS encoding exported protein of unknown function (Evidence 5 : Unknown function) yields the protein MNRKEGLSVALAGIVFLFFMVGCQTNRSTVSDPPVPMKTVTQNSKGDFATFEFQLPEGWASAPKSPLPLTVIGYPESAVQKNFKSEEDALPFLVGISNYYYSGLALSEKDKQMYRDLFAGKTNTYEDRIRQSFARAATMLDSGSSNTEIPEVNFQYQHYDGANGKITEVQYSYQYNGKKTHIIHCYREDIPYYITGAFDDSVDLSSGEVALWVANTLKVTEHFTVDGNQIQKNSAPSNR
- the rplM gene encoding ribosomal protein L13 (Evidence 2a : Function from experimental evidences in other organisms; PubMedId : 10781545, 12682299, 23504016, 22720735; Product type s : structure), whose amino-acid sequence is MSTYMPKAGQIDRKWYVIDAAGKPLGRVAAQAAILLRGKHKPIFAPHVDCGDHVIVINCAKAILTGGKLHKKYYYRHTGYIGHLKAVRYDTLMKEDPEKAMRLAVKGMIPDSTIGRQALTRLRLFAGAEHKHAAQQPAEWAV
- a CDS encoding Biotin transporter, with product MKTKQIALTAMFAALTMVLGPLVVVVPFTPIPFTLALIPIYLSGALLPKHYALYSQVVYLLAGMVGLPVFSQFRSGVAVLAGPTGGYLIAYPLMAFLIAFLLEKTHSHGYAPYFLTMLCALALCYLFGSLWFMVAGHVTWAKSVTFTVIPFVIPDLLKVVFSAAAALALNRALAHAKLLPKNG
- a CDS encoding conserved membrane protein of unknown function (Evidence 4 : Unknown function but conserved in other organisms) → MSALLYLVRHQLRNQLLELLHHPGKLILYLFIVLMVGISIFTGGGRNPGGTSIGFGFLPGGYFAVLLILMMMVLWSGVKSGSTFFTMPDVNFLFVSPLSSKLILGYGLVKQISSLLFLMLFLLCYTPTLTAHFPIGLGGVLLLIVGAAAVLLLAQAFSMLIYSFTNGNPGRIRAAKTALGIFAAIPVAMFLKDFMALGYSPDAAAAAGSASALQMFPVVGWVKGAVFACLSADFASAAGYAALTAGLLALSIFLLIRSNADYYEDVLQSTETMYQAKQQVKENNGYGDKRFFSQRKVRVTRTGLGHGWGADTFFYRQMCEIRRRSRFGLFGGSTLASLLAALGGAFFLNKSFASEGSPLSPDLLLAIILGIELYLMVLFFPASDWMAELRKPYIFLVPEKPFAKLVWACLPTILRPAADGLIAFAAAGIFLRAGVPITAACIVTFAGFSVLFTAAGVLFQRLFNQSPTRGLMMFAYLFTVGILMLPGLIAALTAVNGMQWPLSAAGIPMTVLNLLVSAGLIYACRNLLEVVEFHS
- a CDS encoding conserved exported protein of unknown function (Evidence 4 : Unknown function but conserved in other organisms), coding for MRRAVASLFCAVSLLFAVGCSASPPEALHPAALKAEKASMLQDSGKGRELSQDEVKAIVDDLLPRGEKAVELIYGMTVQAKIPQSAPETDGADFFPVTGPSRSLSEIKKEVEAVFTPQVSGEYYRECLSSDDPVFREKDGVLQYNRNHRKYAALPEWQVDTAILMRQTVDEITVEMDVVSQGSEPVRQNLKLKKTGDRWYLDSELILS
- a CDS encoding ABC transporter, ATP-binding protein; the protein is MLKQKLEREMFLILVVSHLTKMYNNLRANDDVSFDVQPGEIAVLMGPNGAGKSTAIKCIAGLLRFQGNIEICGIPNKKTQARRCFGYVPELPAPFEMLTVEEHMEFTGRAYRVENWKPLSDRLLERMELSDKRGKLGKELSKGMQQKLSICCALLPSPKVVLLDEPLIGLDPHAIKELKTMLAELRAQGCALLVSTHMLDSVADFWDKALIMKNGKIAAVRQRKEIEATGENLEQLFFSITEGIPAEVQK
- a CDS encoding Protein TraX, whose translation is MSTTALKLIALVLMVIDHTGEFIPNMPVALHWIGRLSAPIFVFCTVEGFSHTRSKKRYMLRLYTAGVLMGLLDRLVPYIGHAIPNFSPEKTWIQNNIFRTLFSILVICFLIDLFQKKDKNFKKYLMIYCVWQVGSYCILDLIPKLITPSALSETILGFLPNLLGLIYYLEGGWLFLLLGALLYLVKDHKKTLAVGYFSFCFVYFLLTATQFIPRVLIKLQYFAYRLDLSGFAGLSSMLSGFEGVLYDFCMRHSGLEPGYSSDLNLFFTDYQWMMIGALPFLLAYNGKKGKGCKYFFYFFYPIHIFLLYFIGGLIGGMSG
- the aroF gene encoding Phospho-2-dehydro-3-deoxyheptonate aldolase, encoding MIVVMKNDCTQQDIDQVIQVLKDHGLGANFSKGAQVTVIGVLGDKKKLGTLDLEMMDGVEKCVPIMHSYKLASHEMVPDGRKARVGDQVIGGNRLALIAGPCAVESEDQVMQTALGVKAAGAAFLRGGAYKPRTSPYAFQGLEDEGYRILRRVADATGLKVVSEVISENQLETAAKYCDMFQIGARNMQNFRLLKAVGRSGVPALLKRGIASTIEEWLDAAEYIMSEGNCNVVLCERGIRTFETATRNTLDVSAVPVVKERSCLPIIVDPSHAAGKRRYVAPLALAGIAAGADGLMIEVHPNPKAALSDAAQQLTIPDFQGLVSQIGMVAQAVGRTL
- the rpsI gene encoding ribosomal protein S9 (Evidence 2a : Function from experimental evidences in other organisms; PubMedId : 12682299, 19653700, 22720735; Product type s : structure); the encoded protein is MYEKAPYFYGTGRRKSSVARVRIYQGTGKVTVNDRDIDEYFGLDTLKLIVRQPLILTENNEKFDVVCRVAGGGVTGQAGAIRHGIARALLQYDSEGLRPTLKKAGLLTRDPRMKERKKYGLKAARRAPQFSKR